Below is a window of Nocardioides sp. S-1144 DNA.
CCGACGCGGCGCATCGCGCTCATCAGCGCCTCGTCCTTCTGCATCTCCTCCGAGATCCGGCGCACCAGGACGCGGCCCTCGACGTCGCTGGCGACGCGCGAGAGCGGCTCGACGTCGGTCATGAACGACTCGGGCAGCTCGGTCTGGCCGAGCTCGGCGAGGCCGGGGATCGGGTTGCCGTAGGGCGAGGACGTCGGGTGGTCGAGCAGCTCGATGAGGCGCCGCTCGACGGTCTCGGAGATCACGTGCTCCCAGCGGCACGCCTCCTCGTGCACGAGCTCCCACTCGAGGCCGATGACGTCGGTGAGGAGCCGCTCGGCGAGCCGGTGCTTGCGCATCACGCGGGTGGCGAGGCGGTTGCCCTCGTCGGTGAGCTCGAGGTGGCGGTCGCCCTCGACGGTCAGCAGCCCGTCGCGCTCCATCCGGGCCACGGTCTGGGAGACCGTCGGCCCGCTCTGGTGCAGGCGCTCGGCGATGCGGGCCCGGAGCGGGACGATGCCCTCCTCGACCAGCTCGTAGATGGTCCGGAGATACATCTCGGTGGTGTCGATGAGGTCGCTCACGAGAACCATTCTTACCCATCGGGGCGTGGCGTGCCGGACCGCGCTGCACCAGGGTGGTCCGGTGCCCGACCAGACGACCTCCGTGATGTGGTTCCGCCGCGACCTGCGCACCGCCGACAACCCCGCGCTGCTCGCGGCCCTCGCCGACGGACCGACCCTCCCGCTGTTCGTCCTCGACCCCGCGCTGTGGGGTCCCGCGGGCCCCTCGCGCCGCTCCTACCTGGTCGACAGCCTGCGCTCCCTGGGGCGCGACGTGCCCGTCTCGGTGGTCCGCGGCGACCCCGCGCAGCAGGTGCTGCGGGCCGCGCAGGAGGTCGGCGCCACCCGCGTGCACGTCGCCGCCGACTACGGCCCGTACGGCGCCCGGCGCGACGCCGCGGTCGAGGAGGCCCTCCGCGACACCGGCATCGAGCTGGTCCGCACCGGCTCCCCGTACGCCGTCGCCCCCGACCGCGTGACCAACGGCAGCGGCGCGTCGTACAAGGTGTTCACCCCGTTCTCGCGGGCCTGGGCCGAGCACGGCTGGCGCGGCCCGGCGGACCCGCTGCCCACCGACGCGCGCTGGCGGCACCTGAAGGAGACCGTCGACCTCCCCGACGTCGCCCTCCCCGAGGGCCTCGAGCTCCCCGACGCCGGCGAGGCGGCCGCGCACCGGGCGTGGGAGGCCTTCCTCGACAAGGTCGTCGACTACGACGGCGCGCGCGACCTGCCGGGCGTCGAGGGCACCTCGCGGATGAGCCACCACCTCAAGTACGGAGAGATCCACCCGCGCACCCTGCTCGCCGACCTCGCCGGCCGCGGGGGGAAGGGCGCCACCACCTACCGCCAGGAGATCGCCTGGCGCGAGTTCTACGCCGACGTCCTCTTCCAGCGGCCCGACAGCGCCCGCGAGTACCTGCGCCGGGAGTACGCCGCGATGACCTACGACGAGCCCGGCGCCGACTTCGAGGCCTGGTGCGAGGGCCGCACGGGCTTCCCGGTCGTGGACGCCGGCATGCGCCAGCTCCGCGCGACCGGGTGGATGCACAACCGGCTCCGCATGATCACCGCCAGCTTCCTGGTCAAGGACCTGCACGTCGAGTGGCAGCACGGCGCCCGGCACTTCCTGCACTGGCTGGTCGACGGCGACCTCGCCTCCAACAACCACGGCTGGCAGTGGACGGCGGGCAGCGGCACCGACGCCTCGCCGTTCTTCCGGGTCTTCAACCCGACCAGCCAGGGACGCAAGTTCGACCCCGACGCCGCCTACGTGCGCACCTGGGTGCCGGAGCTCGTCGACGTCGAGGACCCGCACGACCCCAGCCCCGAGGCCCGCCGCCGGGTCGGCTACCCCGAGCCGCTGGTCGACCACGCGGCCGAGCGGCTGGAGGCCCTCGACCGCTACCAGGCCATCAAGAAGTAGCCCCCCGGCGGCCAGTAGCGTGGTCGACGTGTCCGACCTGCTCGCTCCCCTGACCATCGCGACCCGCCACCGCGGCCCCGCGTCCTCCGGCAACGGCGGCTGGACGGCGGGCGCGCTGGCCGCGTACCTGGCGCCTGGCCCGGCCCGGGTCGTGCTGCGCAGCCCACCGCCGCTCGAGGTGCCGCTCGACGTCGTCCGCGACGACGACGGCGGCGTCACGGCGTCCCGGGGCGGCGTCCTGGTGGGGCGGGCCGGGCCCGCCCCCGAGCCCCCCGGCGCCGTCGAACCGGTCGACGCGGCGACCGCCCGCGAGGCCGGGACCCGCTACCCCGGGCTGACGTCGCACCCGTTCCCGTCCTGCTTCTCCTGCGGCACCGACCGCGCCGCCGGCGACGGGCTGCGCATCTTCCCCGGCCGCGTCGCCGAGGACGCCGGGGGCCGGGTCCGCGTCGCCGCTACCTGGACGCCCGGGGCCGACGTCGACCTGCCCACCACCTGGGCCGCGCTCGACTGCGTCGGCGGCTGGGCCGGCGACCTGGAGGAGCGACTGATGGTGCTCGGCTCGATGAGCGCCGACGTCCGCGACCTGCCCCGCGCCGGCGAGGAGCACGTCGTCGTGGGCGGGGCCCGCGGCACCGACGGGCGCAAGACGTTCACGGCCTCCTCCCTGCACGCCGCGGACGGCCGCCTGCTCGCGACCGCCGCGCACGTCTGGTTCGCCGTCGACCCGAAGGACTTCGCGTGAGCACCCCCACCGACCCGCGGGCCCCCTGGTGGCGCGACGCGGTGATCTACCAGGTCTACGTGCGCAGCTTCGCCTCGTCCGGCACCCGCGCCGGCGGCCCCGGGATCGGCGACCTGCCCGGCATCACCAGCCGGCTGCCGTACCTGAGGGACCTCGGCGTCGACGCCGTCTGGATCACGCCGTTCTACCGCTCGCCCCAGCACGACCACGGCTACGACGTCGCCGACTACCTCGACGTCGACCCGCTGTTCGGCACCCTCGCGGACG
It encodes the following:
- a CDS encoding metal-dependent transcriptional regulator — protein: MSDLIDTTEMYLRTIYELVEEGIVPLRARIAERLHQSGPTVSQTVARMERDGLLTVEGDRHLELTDEGNRLATRVMRKHRLAERLLTDVIGLEWELVHEEACRWEHVISETVERRLIELLDHPTSSPYGNPIPGLAELGQTELPESFMTDVEPLSRVASDVEGRVLVRRISEEMQKDEALMSAMRRVGALPDKTITVIATADGVLVGAGGETAEIVPEAAEHIFVKRL
- a CDS encoding cryptochrome/photolyase family protein; the encoded protein is MPDQTTSVMWFRRDLRTADNPALLAALADGPTLPLFVLDPALWGPAGPSRRSYLVDSLRSLGRDVPVSVVRGDPAQQVLRAAQEVGATRVHVAADYGPYGARRDAAVEEALRDTGIELVRTGSPYAVAPDRVTNGSGASYKVFTPFSRAWAEHGWRGPADPLPTDARWRHLKETVDLPDVALPEGLELPDAGEAAAHRAWEAFLDKVVDYDGARDLPGVEGTSRMSHHLKYGEIHPRTLLADLAGRGGKGATTYRQEIAWREFYADVLFQRPDSAREYLRREYAAMTYDEPGADFEAWCEGRTGFPVVDAGMRQLRATGWMHNRLRMITASFLVKDLHVEWQHGARHFLHWLVDGDLASNNHGWQWTAGSGTDASPFFRVFNPTSQGRKFDPDAAYVRTWVPELVDVEDPHDPSPEARRRVGYPEPLVDHAAERLEALDRYQAIKK
- a CDS encoding hotdog family protein, whose protein sequence is MSDLLAPLTIATRHRGPASSGNGGWTAGALAAYLAPGPARVVLRSPPPLEVPLDVVRDDDGGVTASRGGVLVGRAGPAPEPPGAVEPVDAATAREAGTRYPGLTSHPFPSCFSCGTDRAAGDGLRIFPGRVAEDAGGRVRVAATWTPGADVDLPTTWAALDCVGGWAGDLEERLMVLGSMSADVRDLPRAGEEHVVVGGARGTDGRKTFTASSLHAADGRLLATAAHVWFAVDPKDFA